Within the Streptomyces sp. R41 genome, the region CGATCGCGAAGAGCAGTCCGTCGCCCTTGCGGATGCGCCGGCCGCCCAACTCCGTTTCCTGCTTGGCGAAGTAGCCAAGGACGGCGCTGAACGGCGGCTCGTCCCACAGGGACTGCTCGACCGCCTCGGGCACCGTCATCTGGCCGCCGTTCAGCTGGGCGCGGAAGCGCGGGTCGGTGAGCACCATGCGCAGCACGTTGGCGATGAGGTTGGCCGTGGCCTCGTACGCGGCGAGCAGGACGAGACGCAGATGCTGGGCGACCTCGTCGTCGGTGAGCCCGGCCGGGTGGTTGATGAGGTGGCTGGTGAAGTCGTCCTCGGGCCTGGCCCGGCGCCGGGTGGTGAGCTGCATCAGCACACCCATGACGTACTCGTTGCTGGCGATCGCGGTCTCGGTGCCCTTGAGCAGGTCGCGAGTGGCGTGCACCATGCGGTCGTTGTAGTCCTCGGGCATGCCGAGGATCTCGCAGAGCACGGCCATGGGCAGGTGCTCGGCGAACTGGCCGACCAGGTCGGCCTTGCCGATCTCGCAGATCTGGTTGACGAGGTGCTGCGTGGAGCGGTTGATGTGGCGCCGCAGGCTGCGGAAGTCGATGGTCGTCATGGCGCCGGTGACCGCCCCGCGCAGCCGCAGGTGCTCGTCGCCCTCGGCGTGCGAGCAGATGGGCTGCCAGGCGATGAGGGGCATCAGCGGGTTGTCGGGCGCCACCGTGCCGTCCTGGACGGCGGTCCACAGGCGGCTGTCGCGGGCGAAGTGCGAGGGGGTGCTCACCATGTGCAGGTTCTCGCCGTGGCCGAGCACCACCCAGATCGGCACGTCGTCGTGGAGCAGCAGAGGCGCGACGGCGCCGTGCTCGGCACGGAGTTTCTCGTACAGGGCTCCCAGGTCCTCCGCCTCGGGTCCGTACAGGCGGTGCAGCCCGCCGGGACCGAGGCCGTGGGCGGGGCAGCCGGGCGGCGGGCCGAGCGTGGGGTCGTCCGTACCGGTCGGGGAGTGGGATTCAGGCGTCACGGTGATCGCTCCGAAACTGAAATGGATCCGGCTTATGGGAAGTTGGCGTATGGGTGCTGCTGTCGGTGGGTGGCTCAGGCACGCGCCCGGGACATGGCCAGCGAGTGCAGGAAGCGCATCAGCGTCATCAGGACATCCCGGCTGGAAGCCCTGCGGCGCGCGTCGCACTTCACGATCGGGATCTCCTCGGACAGGTCGAGCGCCGTCCGCAGGTCCTCGATCGGGTAACGGGGCGCGTCCGGGAAGTCGTTTATGGCGACGACGAACGGCACACCGCGCTCCTCCAGGCGGCCGATCACGTCGAAGCTGACCTCCAGGCGGCGGGTGTCGATCAGCACGACCGCGCCGAGCGCGCCCTCGAAGAGGCCGTTCCACAGGAACCAGAAGCGCTCCTGCCCGGGCGTACCGAACAGATAGAGCACCAGCTGTTCCGTGATGGAGATGCGGCCGAAGTCCATGGCGACGGTGGTGGCCGTCTTGGTCTCGGAACCGTAGTTGTCGTCGACTCCGATGCCGGCC harbors:
- a CDS encoding cytochrome P450, which translates into the protein MTPESHSPTGTDDPTLGPPPGCPAHGLGPGGLHRLYGPEAEDLGALYEKLRAEHGAVAPLLLHDDVPIWVVLGHGENLHMVSTPSHFARDSRLWTAVQDGTVAPDNPLMPLIAWQPICSHAEGDEHLRLRGAVTGAMTTIDFRSLRRHINRSTQHLVNQICEIGKADLVGQFAEHLPMAVLCEILGMPEDYNDRMVHATRDLLKGTETAIASNEYVMGVLMQLTTRRRARPEDDFTSHLINHPAGLTDDEVAQHLRLVLLAAYEATANLIANVLRMVLTDPRFRAQLNGGQMTVPEAVEQSLWDEPPFSAVLGYFAKQETELGGRRIRKGDGLLFAIAPGNVDPRVRPNLAANMQGNRSHLAFGGGPHECPGQDIGRAIADVGVDALLLRLPDVELDCDESELRWRASLSSRHLVELPVRFAPKPPQDVMQRPAVNAVPRQRPNWQVTTEKAEPVAPAPQPVAPQPASAPEPAHRLGAWQRFLRWWRGY
- a CDS encoding ATP/GTP-binding protein; this translates as MDFKSSDTITGPRTEDHLPHTTQAAVKIVIVGGFGVGKTTMVGSVSEIRPLTTEETMTQAGIGVDDNYGSETKTATTVAMDFGRISITEQLVLYLFGTPGQERFWFLWNGLFEGALGAVVLIDTRRLEVSFDVIGRLEERGVPFVVAINDFPDAPRYPIEDLRTALDLSEEIPIVKCDARRRASSRDVLMTLMRFLHSLAMSRARA